In Rhodanobacter denitrificans, a single window of DNA contains:
- a CDS encoding AMP-binding protein, with translation MAIVYDTYQREAPPRLPLLDAVDPARIVAWHHGEPVNAACFLAQVQAVAAGLPAAPAGVNLCEDRYAFLVAFCAIALRGQANLLPSSRAPQAVDEVMAAHPGCYALGEQALDPAPRGYRQLPPLDAVPPLELDAAWPSIPAGQVVAIGYTSGSTGAPGANLKTWGSFHASNAGNLALLRAAVGPRVEIVATVPPQHMYGMEMSVLLPLLGDVGVHAGRPFFPADVAAALAEVPAPRVLVTTPVHLRALVESGIALPPVAAMVSATAPLPVELARRAEQRFGAPLLEVFGSTETCVFASRRPAVDEDWSLYDGASLHPQPDGTLVQAPQLDAPVALADIVSLSDGGRRFRLCGRHADLLEIAGKRASLGDLTRRLLAIPGVRDGAVFQLDDGDALGVHRIAALAVAPGLDAHAILDALRRAIDPLFLPRPLKLVEALPRNETGKLPRAALLALLGQHDDD, from the coding sequence TTGGCCATCGTTTACGACACCTACCAGCGTGAGGCGCCACCGCGACTGCCGTTGCTGGACGCGGTCGACCCCGCACGGATCGTGGCCTGGCATCACGGCGAGCCGGTGAACGCGGCGTGCTTCCTGGCCCAGGTGCAGGCGGTGGCCGCCGGGTTGCCGGCCGCCCCCGCCGGGGTCAATTTGTGCGAGGACCGCTACGCGTTCCTGGTCGCGTTCTGCGCGATCGCGTTGCGTGGCCAGGCCAACCTGTTGCCGTCGTCGCGTGCGCCGCAGGCAGTGGACGAGGTGATGGCAGCGCATCCGGGTTGCTATGCGCTGGGCGAGCAGGCGCTCGATCCCGCGCCGCGCGGTTACCGGCAACTGCCGCCGCTGGATGCCGTACCGCCGCTTGAACTTGATGCAGCGTGGCCGTCGATTCCGGCCGGGCAGGTGGTGGCGATCGGCTATACCTCCGGCTCCACCGGTGCGCCCGGCGCGAACCTGAAGACCTGGGGCAGTTTCCACGCCAGCAACGCCGGCAACCTGGCGCTGCTGCGCGCAGCGGTCGGGCCGCGTGTCGAGATCGTCGCCACGGTGCCGCCGCAGCACATGTACGGCATGGAGATGTCGGTGCTGCTGCCGCTGCTGGGCGACGTCGGCGTGCATGCCGGGCGGCCGTTCTTTCCGGCCGACGTGGCCGCCGCGCTGGCCGAGGTGCCGGCGCCGCGGGTGCTGGTGACCACGCCGGTGCACCTGCGCGCGCTGGTGGAATCGGGCATCGCGCTGCCGCCGGTCGCGGCGATGGTGTCGGCCACCGCACCGCTGCCGGTGGAACTGGCGCGCCGCGCCGAGCAGCGGTTCGGTGCACCGCTGCTGGAGGTGTTCGGCTCCACCGAGACCTGCGTGTTCGCCAGCCGGCGTCCCGCCGTGGACGAGGACTGGTCGCTGTATGACGGTGCCAGCCTGCATCCGCAGCCGGACGGCACGCTGGTGCAGGCGCCGCAGCTGGACGCGCCGGTGGCCCTGGCCGACATCGTGAGCCTGTCCGACGGCGGCCGCCGCTTCCGCCTGTGCGGCCGCCACGCCGACCTGCTGGAGATCGCCGGCAAGCGCGCCTCGCTGGGCGACCTTACCCGGCGCCTGCTGGCGATCCCGGGCGTGCGCGACGGCGCGGTGTTCCAGCTCGACGACGGCGATGCGCTGGGCGTGCACCGGATTGCCGCGCTGGCGGTGGCACCGGGGCTGGATGCACACGCGATACTCGACGCCCTGCGCCGCGCGATCGACCCGCTGTTCCTGCCGCGTCCGCTGAAGCTGGTCGAGGCCTTGCCGCGCAACGAGACCGGCAAGCTGCCGCGCGCGGCGCTGCTGGCCCTGCTCGGCCAGCACGACGACGATTGA
- a CDS encoding Tex family protein, whose product MLSIEQRIAHDIAAKTEQVRAAVDLLDGGATVPFIARYRKEVTGSLDDTQLRLLEERLRYLRELEERRAAILASVEEQGKLSDALKADLLAADTKARLEDLYLPYKPKRRTKAQIAREAGLEPLALGLREDPTRSPETFAESFVDAERGVADVRAALDGARAILMESIAEDAHLVGELRDWLWAQGQIRAKVVEGKEHEGAKFRDYFDHVEPIAKIPSHRLLALMRARNEGVIELELAPAADSEQGHAEGEGRVAAHANIHQRGRAADAWLRETVRLTWRVKLHLHLTLDLFGRVREGAEDEAIRVFGDNLKDLMLAAPAGAKTVMGLDPGIRTGCKVAVVDATGKLLATDTIYPLEPRRQWSESLVALAKLCKQHNVDLIAIGNGTGSRETDKLAAELIKKLPEAKLSKIVVSEAGASVYSASELAAKEFPDLDVSLRGAVSIARRLQDPLAELVKIEPKAIGVGQYQHDVNQIKLARALDAKVEDCVNAVGVDVNTASAALLARVAGLSASVAENVVKHRDANGPFPNRKALLKVPRLGDKAFEQCAGFLRVPSGDNPLDASAVHPEAYPVVERIIAQCGREVRHIIGDSGFLRGLKAEQFTDEKFGVPTVRDILRELEKPGRDPRPEFVAPSFAEGVEDVKDLRPGMILEGRVTNVAAFGAFVDIGVHQDGLVHLSALSHSFVKDPRDAVKAGDIVKVKVMEVDIPRQRIGLSMRLDDEPGQARSARPGAGRDAGGSPRDSRGPRPGGGAPKPAAAPASNAFADAFARAGKR is encoded by the coding sequence ATGCTCAGCATCGAACAACGCATCGCCCACGACATCGCCGCGAAGACCGAACAGGTACGGGCGGCCGTCGACCTGCTCGACGGCGGCGCCACCGTGCCGTTCATCGCGCGCTATCGCAAGGAAGTCACCGGCAGCCTCGACGACACCCAGCTGCGCCTGCTGGAAGAGCGCCTGCGCTACCTGCGCGAGCTGGAAGAGCGCCGCGCCGCGATCCTGGCCAGTGTGGAAGAACAGGGCAAGCTCAGCGATGCGTTGAAAGCCGACCTGCTCGCCGCCGACACCAAGGCGCGGCTGGAGGACCTGTACCTGCCGTACAAGCCGAAGCGCCGCACCAAGGCGCAGATCGCCCGCGAGGCCGGGCTGGAACCGCTGGCGCTGGGCCTGCGTGAGGATCCCACGCGGTCGCCGGAGACGTTCGCCGAGTCGTTCGTCGACGCGGAGAGAGGCGTCGCCGACGTGCGCGCCGCACTCGACGGCGCCCGCGCGATCCTGATGGAGTCGATCGCCGAGGACGCGCACCTGGTCGGCGAGCTGCGCGACTGGCTGTGGGCGCAGGGGCAGATCCGCGCGAAGGTGGTCGAGGGCAAGGAGCACGAGGGCGCCAAGTTCCGCGACTACTTCGATCACGTCGAGCCGATCGCGAAGATCCCCTCGCACCGCCTGCTGGCGCTGATGCGCGCGCGCAACGAGGGCGTGATCGAACTCGAGCTCGCCCCCGCCGCGGACAGCGAGCAGGGCCACGCCGAGGGCGAGGGCCGCGTCGCGGCGCATGCGAACATCCACCAACGCGGCCGTGCCGCCGACGCCTGGCTGCGCGAGACCGTGCGCCTGACCTGGCGGGTGAAGCTGCACCTGCATCTCACGCTCGATCTGTTCGGCCGTGTGCGCGAAGGCGCCGAGGACGAGGCGATCCGCGTGTTCGGCGACAACCTGAAAGACCTGATGCTGGCTGCGCCGGCCGGCGCCAAGACGGTGATGGGACTGGACCCGGGCATCCGCACCGGCTGCAAGGTCGCGGTGGTCGACGCCACCGGCAAGCTGCTGGCCACCGACACGATCTACCCGCTGGAACCGCGCCGGCAGTGGAGCGAATCGCTGGTGGCGCTGGCCAAGCTGTGCAAACAACACAACGTGGACCTGATCGCGATCGGCAACGGCACCGGCTCGCGCGAGACCGACAAGCTGGCCGCCGAGCTGATCAAGAAGCTGCCCGAGGCGAAACTCTCGAAGATCGTGGTGAGCGAGGCCGGCGCCTCGGTGTATTCGGCGTCCGAGCTCGCGGCGAAGGAGTTTCCCGATCTCGACGTGAGCCTGCGCGGCGCCGTCTCGATCGCCCGCCGGCTGCAGGACCCGCTGGCCGAGCTGGTGAAGATCGAGCCGAAGGCGATCGGCGTGGGCCAGTACCAGCACGACGTCAACCAGATCAAGCTGGCGCGCGCGCTGGATGCGAAGGTGGAGGACTGCGTCAACGCGGTCGGCGTGGACGTGAACACCGCCTCGGCCGCGCTGCTCGCGCGCGTGGCCGGCCTGTCCGCTTCGGTGGCCGAGAACGTGGTGAAGCACCGCGATGCGAACGGCCCGTTCCCGAACCGCAAGGCGCTGCTGAAGGTGCCGCGCCTCGGCGACAAGGCATTCGAGCAGTGCGCCGGCTTCCTGCGCGTGCCCAGCGGCGACAATCCGCTGGACGCCAGCGCGGTACACCCGGAGGCCTACCCGGTGGTCGAGCGGATCATCGCGCAATGCGGCCGCGAAGTGCGCCACATCATCGGCGACAGCGGCTTCCTGCGCGGCCTGAAGGCAGAGCAGTTCACCGACGAGAAATTCGGCGTGCCGACCGTGCGCGACATCCTGAGGGAGCTGGAAAAGCCCGGTCGCGACCCGCGCCCGGAATTCGTGGCGCCGAGCTTCGCCGAAGGCGTCGAGGACGTGAAGGACCTCCGGCCCGGCATGATCCTGGAAGGCCGCGTCACCAATGTCGCCGCGTTCGGCGCATTCGTCGACATCGGCGTGCACCAGGATGGCCTGGTGCACCTCTCGGCGTTGTCGCACAGCTTCGTGAAAGATCCGCGCGACGCGGTGAAGGCCGGCGATATCGTCAAGGTCAAGGTGATGGAGGTGGACATCCCGCGCCAGCGCATCGGCCTCAGCATGCGCCTGGACGACGAACCGGGGCAGGCGCGCAGCGCCCGTCCGGGGGCCGGCCGCGATGCCGGCGGCAGCCCACGCGACAGCCGCGGCCCGCGCCCCGGCGGCGGCGCGCCCAAACCCGCTGCCGCCCCGGCCAGCAACGCGTTCGCCGATGCGTTTGCGCGGGCGGGCAAGCGCTGA
- a CDS encoding L-threonylcarbamoyladenylate synthase, giving the protein MLQRFTLAELDAAAALLHGGGVLAYPTEAVFGLGCDPHDRVAFEKIFALKQRPATQGVLLIAADFAQVERYIELAAVPAEVLREVRSSWPGPHTWIFPRSAEVPAWVAGAHAGIALRVTAHAPAAALCRAFGGALVSTSANPHGQPPARTAQTVAEYFGDALDGLLDAPLGGQASPTVIRDALSGAIIRA; this is encoded by the coding sequence GTGCTGCAGCGCTTCACCCTGGCCGAACTCGACGCTGCCGCCGCGCTGCTGCATGGCGGCGGCGTGCTGGCGTACCCGACCGAGGCGGTGTTCGGCCTCGGCTGCGATCCACATGACCGCGTCGCCTTCGAGAAAATCTTCGCGTTGAAGCAGCGCCCGGCGACCCAGGGCGTGCTGTTGATCGCCGCTGATTTCGCCCAGGTCGAGCGCTACATCGAACTGGCCGCGGTGCCGGCGGAGGTGCTGCGGGAGGTGCGATCGAGCTGGCCCGGCCCGCACACCTGGATCTTCCCGCGCTCGGCCGAGGTGCCGGCGTGGGTCGCCGGCGCGCATGCCGGGATCGCGCTGCGGGTCACCGCGCACGCACCGGCCGCCGCGTTGTGCCGCGCGTTCGGCGGCGCGCTGGTGTCGACCAGCGCGAACCCGCACGGCCAGCCGCCGGCGCGCACGGCGCAGACCGTGGCGGAGTACTTCGGCGATGCACTGGATGGCCTGCTGGACGCTCCACTGGGTGGCCAGGCCAGTCCCACGGTGATCCGCGATGCATTGTCGGGCGCTATCATCCGCGCCTGA
- a CDS encoding YbaY family lipoprotein, whose protein sequence is MRKTVLSLMSVATLALAGCNNASHPSQSTDSTAPASANTAAAAAPVPSQVSGTITLRAGTPAPSANATLVLNLADVSSTAVGSAPLASKTSPAGSFPQSFTLSFNPAEVKPGDLYVIQASLTDGDRKYTMPIQAPVLAKGSKNDGVAIELLAEQTPSEKILAEFAEAKAQIGGMKISHGTKLEASDSRGWQLFRQAGEVKYIREEVDYGDKGYTSTDYAYKDGKPWAIVQETKASRDGKPSAIDRAGWSDDGTLVLKQHQVGSDVQPLDPAVAATLRKQAVAILAMATGGKNK, encoded by the coding sequence ATGCGCAAGACGGTTTTGTCGCTGATGTCGGTTGCGACACTGGCTCTGGCTGGTTGCAACAACGCTTCCCATCCGTCTCAGTCGACGGACTCCACGGCGCCCGCTTCCGCGAACACGGCTGCGGCCGCTGCGCCGGTCCCGAGCCAGGTGAGCGGCACGATTACGCTGCGCGCCGGCACGCCCGCGCCGTCGGCGAACGCCACCCTGGTGCTGAACCTGGCCGACGTGTCGTCCACCGCCGTGGGCTCCGCCCCGCTGGCCAGCAAGACCTCGCCGGCCGGTTCGTTCCCGCAGTCGTTCACGCTGAGCTTCAACCCGGCCGAAGTGAAGCCGGGCGACCTGTACGTGATCCAGGCGTCCCTGACCGACGGCGACCGCAAGTACACCATGCCGATCCAGGCGCCGGTGCTGGCCAAGGGCAGCAAGAACGACGGCGTGGCGATCGAGCTGCTGGCCGAGCAGACGCCCAGCGAGAAGATCCTGGCCGAGTTCGCCGAGGCGAAGGCGCAGATCGGCGGCATGAAGATCAGCCATGGCACCAAGCTGGAGGCCAGTGATTCGCGCGGTTGGCAGCTGTTCCGCCAGGCCGGCGAGGTGAAGTACATCCGCGAAGAGGTCGACTACGGCGACAAGGGTTACACCAGCACCGACTATGCCTACAAGGACGGCAAGCCGTGGGCGATCGTGCAGGAAACCAAGGCCAGCCGCGACGGCAAACCCAGCGCGATCGACCGCGCCGGCTGGAGCGACGACGGTACGCTGGTACTCAAGCAGCACCAGGTCGGCAGCGACGTGCAGCCGCTCGATCCGGCAGTGGCGGCGACGCTGAGGAAGCAGGCGGTGGCGATTCTCGCCATGGCTACCGGCGGCAAGAACAAGTAA
- a CDS encoding DNA topoisomerase I, whose amino-acid sequence MAKNLLIVESPAKAKTINKYLGKDFQVLASYGHVRDLKPKEGAVDTEHGFAMAYEIIERNEKHVDAIAKAAKLADDIYLATDLDREGEAISWHISEILKERGLTKGKQLHRVVFSEITPKAIKAAVAAPRQLSHDLVDAQQARRALDYLVGFNLSPVLWRKVQRGLSAGRVQSPALRMIVEREEEIEAFKAREYWTIEAQLKHAEGDFAARLSRLNGKKFEQFDLTSEADAHAARDALKQAARGRLTVSEVSSKERKRRPAAPFTTSTLQQEAARKLGFTTSRTMKVAQGLYEGVALGSEGNVGLITYMRTDSTMLGEDAVAELRQLIARDFGGHALPDAPQVYKTKSKNAQEAHEAIRPTSAMHTPKSVAAFLNDDQRKLYELIWKRTVACQMIHATLNTVTVEFAVRDVAGGDAAFRSSGTTVVDPGFLAVYEEGRDQKNAEDDDEGRRLPRLAVDEQVPLHDIVADQHFTEPPPRYSEASLVKALEEYGIGRPSTYASIIQVLQNREYVFLDSRRFKPTDVGRAVSKFLTQHFSRYVDYDFTARLEDELDAVSRGEEAWVPLMQRFWQPFKQQVEEKTESVDRSEATGARELGSDPKTGKPVSVRLGRFGPYAAIGTKDDADKPTFASLRPGQSMHTITLAEALELFKLPRQLGSAPNGEEVSVAIGRFGPFVKQGGTYASLKPEDDPYTIELPRALQIVQEKLEMLANRLILDFGNGVQVLNGRYGAYITDGEKNARIPKEQEPKELTEAQCLELLAAAPARKPGRFGKKGATKKAAAKKAAPAKKTAVKKAASKKVAAKKTPAKKTAAKKTATKKAAAKRPATSKTGA is encoded by the coding sequence ATGGCAAAAAACCTGCTCATCGTCGAATCACCGGCCAAGGCCAAGACGATCAACAAATACCTGGGCAAGGACTTCCAGGTCCTCGCCTCCTACGGTCATGTGCGCGACCTGAAGCCGAAGGAGGGCGCGGTCGACACCGAGCACGGTTTCGCCATGGCCTACGAGATCATCGAGCGCAACGAGAAGCACGTCGACGCGATCGCCAAGGCGGCCAAGCTGGCCGACGACATCTATCTGGCGACCGACTTGGATCGCGAAGGCGAGGCGATCAGCTGGCACATCAGCGAGATCCTGAAGGAGCGCGGCCTGACCAAGGGCAAGCAGCTGCACCGGGTGGTGTTCTCCGAGATCACGCCGAAGGCGATCAAGGCCGCGGTGGCCGCGCCGCGGCAGTTGTCGCACGACCTGGTCGATGCGCAGCAGGCGCGCCGGGCGCTGGACTACCTGGTCGGCTTCAACCTGTCGCCGGTGCTCTGGCGCAAGGTGCAGCGCGGGCTTTCCGCCGGCCGCGTGCAGTCGCCGGCGCTGCGCATGATCGTCGAGCGCGAGGAGGAGATCGAGGCGTTCAAGGCGCGCGAGTACTGGACCATCGAGGCCCAGCTGAAGCACGCCGAGGGCGATTTCGCCGCGCGCCTGTCCAGGCTCAACGGCAAGAAGTTCGAGCAGTTCGACCTCACCAGCGAAGCGGACGCGCATGCCGCCCGCGACGCGCTGAAGCAGGCCGCGCGCGGCCGCCTCACGGTCAGCGAGGTCAGCTCGAAGGAACGCAAACGCCGCCCGGCCGCGCCGTTCACCACCTCCACCCTGCAGCAGGAGGCGGCGCGCAAGCTTGGCTTCACCACCAGCCGCACGATGAAGGTGGCGCAGGGCCTGTACGAGGGCGTGGCGCTGGGCAGCGAGGGCAATGTCGGCCTGATCACCTACATGCGTACCGACTCCACCATGCTCGGCGAGGATGCGGTGGCCGAGCTGCGCCAGCTGATCGCCCGCGACTTCGGCGGCCACGCGCTGCCGGACGCGCCGCAGGTGTACAAGACCAAGTCGAAGAACGCGCAGGAAGCGCATGAAGCGATCCGCCCGACCTCGGCGATGCACACGCCGAAATCGGTGGCCGCCTTCCTCAACGACGACCAGCGCAAGCTGTACGAGCTGATCTGGAAGCGCACGGTGGCCTGCCAGATGATCCACGCCACGCTGAACACCGTGACGGTGGAATTCGCCGTGCGCGACGTCGCCGGTGGCGACGCCGCGTTCCGTTCCAGCGGCACCACCGTGGTCGACCCGGGCTTTCTCGCCGTGTACGAGGAGGGCCGCGACCAGAAGAATGCCGAGGACGACGACGAAGGCCGCCGGCTGCCGCGGCTGGCGGTGGACGAGCAGGTGCCGCTGCACGACATCGTCGCCGACCAGCACTTCACCGAACCGCCGCCGCGCTATTCCGAGGCGAGCCTGGTCAAGGCGCTGGAGGAATACGGCATCGGCCGGCCGTCGACCTATGCCAGCATCATCCAGGTGCTGCAGAACCGCGAGTACGTGTTCCTCGACAGCCGCCGCTTCAAGCCGACGGACGTGGGCCGCGCGGTCAGCAAGTTCCTCACCCAGCACTTTAGCCGCTACGTCGACTACGACTTCACCGCCAGGCTCGAGGACGAGCTCGACGCGGTCAGCCGCGGCGAGGAGGCGTGGGTGCCGCTGATGCAGCGCTTCTGGCAGCCGTTCAAGCAGCAGGTGGAGGAGAAGACCGAATCGGTCGATCGCAGCGAGGCCACCGGCGCGCGCGAGCTCGGCAGCGACCCGAAGACCGGCAAGCCGGTCTCGGTGCGGCTGGGCCGGTTCGGGCCGTATGCGGCGATCGGCACCAAGGACGACGCGGACAAGCCCACCTTCGCCAGCCTGCGCCCGGGCCAGAGCATGCACACGATCACCCTGGCCGAGGCGCTGGAGCTGTTCAAGCTGCCGCGCCAACTGGGCAGCGCGCCGAACGGCGAGGAAGTCAGCGTGGCGATCGGCCGCTTCGGCCCGTTCGTCAAGCAAGGCGGCACCTATGCCTCGCTGAAGCCCGAGGACGACCCGTACACGATCGAACTGCCGCGCGCGCTGCAGATCGTGCAGGAGAAACTTGAGATGCTGGCGAACCGGCTGATCCTCGATTTCGGCAACGGCGTGCAGGTGCTGAACGGCCGCTACGGCGCCTACATCACCGACGGCGAGAAGAACGCGCGCATCCCGAAGGAGCAGGAGCCGAAGGAGCTGACCGAGGCGCAGTGCCTGGAGCTGCTGGCGGCCGCACCGGCACGCAAGCCGGGTCGCTTCGGCAAGAAGGGCGCGACCAAGAAGGCGGCCGCGAAGAAGGCGGCGCCGGCAAAAAAGACGGCGGTGAAGAAGGCCGCCAGCAAGAAGGTTGCGGCGAAAAAGACCCCGGCGAAGAAGACGGCGGCAAAGAAGACCGCCACCAAGAAGGCCGCTGCAAAGAGGCCCGCGACCAGCAAAACCGGAGCCTGA
- a CDS encoding autotransporter outer membrane beta-barrel domain-containing protein: MLRTRHLAGAIATALLFSTAAAATDFSNVIVFGDSLSDGGNISLATAPAIQPPLRFTTNPGITTAENVAAKLGFALAPSAAGGTDFAWGGAGFVNNVAAVPTIPQQLQMYLGTTGGKADGNALYQVWGGANDIFYLSGALTDPNAIAAGTTGAAQAELGVLGALQAAGARYVVVYNLPDLGKTPASAAGGAAAQAGASQLAVLYNGVLNSGLAQLSANGLNIIPVNTFALLNEAVANPAAYGFSNVTTPACTGSSIQCGPQGSGLPYSYAAGTDQSYLFADGVHPTTAAHAMLSQYVLSVIRAPEQVSLLGEAPLAASATQNRVMREQMLTTGKDGDVRTFVNIDYARQRFDATGNSPRTNSDNFNFTLGANYFAGEHVTAGVALGVGQHNADFSGGGGYKLQDVSGLGYVGYHNGGGYVGGYVNFGQSNFKDIERRMSIGAMQRTETGKTDGSHLGGGVTGGWWFDLTDKLQTGPFATVDWQTVKISGYAESGNDSSAMWFGRQQRDSLLSTLGWRLRGQWQVNNLVMSPYVELGWNHDSKADPRMVRAGLNSMNGGFALSGFSPDPSWGTATLGLSAQLTPSVQSWIGYSGRFGDNSQKFNSVNMGVRISL, from the coding sequence ATGCTTCGTACCCGCCATCTGGCCGGTGCCATCGCCACCGCCCTGCTGTTCAGCACGGCCGCCGCGGCCACCGATTTCAGCAACGTCATCGTCTTCGGTGACAGCCTCAGTGACGGCGGCAACATCTCGCTGGCCACTGCGCCCGCGATCCAGCCGCCGCTGCGCTTCACCACCAACCCGGGCATCACCACCGCGGAGAACGTCGCGGCGAAGCTCGGTTTCGCGCTGGCCCCGTCAGCCGCCGGCGGCACCGACTTCGCCTGGGGCGGCGCCGGCTTCGTCAACAACGTCGCCGCGGTGCCGACCATTCCGCAGCAGCTGCAGATGTACCTCGGCACGACCGGCGGCAAGGCCGACGGCAACGCGCTGTACCAGGTCTGGGGCGGCGCCAACGACATCTTCTACCTGAGCGGTGCGCTGACCGACCCGAACGCGATCGCCGCCGGCACCACCGGCGCGGCGCAGGCCGAGCTGGGCGTACTCGGCGCGCTGCAGGCCGCCGGCGCGCGCTACGTGGTGGTCTACAACCTGCCCGACCTGGGCAAGACGCCCGCCTCCGCCGCCGGCGGCGCGGCCGCGCAGGCCGGCGCCAGCCAGCTCGCCGTGCTCTACAACGGCGTGCTCAACAGCGGGCTGGCGCAGTTGAGCGCCAACGGCCTGAACATCATTCCGGTGAATACCTTCGCCCTGCTCAACGAGGCGGTCGCGAACCCCGCGGCCTACGGCTTCAGCAACGTCACCACGCCGGCGTGCACCGGCAGTTCGATCCAGTGCGGCCCGCAGGGCTCGGGGCTGCCCTACAGCTACGCGGCGGGCACCGACCAGAGCTACCTGTTCGCCGATGGCGTGCATCCGACCACCGCCGCTCACGCGATGCTCAGCCAGTACGTGCTGTCGGTGATCCGTGCGCCGGAGCAGGTCTCGCTGCTCGGCGAAGCGCCGCTGGCCGCCAGCGCCACGCAGAACCGCGTCATGCGCGAGCAGATGCTGACCACCGGCAAGGATGGCGACGTGCGCACCTTCGTCAACATCGACTATGCCCGGCAGCGCTTCGACGCCACCGGCAATTCGCCGCGCACCAACAGCGACAACTTCAATTTCACCCTGGGCGCGAACTATTTCGCCGGCGAGCACGTCACCGCCGGCGTGGCGCTGGGTGTGGGCCAGCACAACGCCGACTTCTCCGGCGGTGGCGGCTACAAGCTGCAGGACGTCAGCGGCCTGGGCTATGTCGGTTACCACAACGGCGGCGGCTACGTGGGCGGCTACGTCAACTTCGGCCAGTCGAATTTCAAGGACATCGAACGCCGCATGAGCATCGGCGCCATGCAGCGCACCGAAACCGGCAAGACCGACGGCTCGCACCTGGGCGGCGGCGTCACCGGCGGCTGGTGGTTCGATCTCACCGACAAGCTGCAGACCGGCCCGTTCGCCACCGTCGACTGGCAGACCGTGAAGATCAGCGGCTACGCCGAGAGCGGCAACGACAGCAGCGCCATGTGGTTCGGCCGGCAGCAGCGCGACTCGCTGCTATCCACGCTGGGCTGGCGCCTGCGCGGCCAGTGGCAGGTCAACAACCTGGTGATGTCGCCCTATGTCGAGCTGGGCTGGAACCACGACAGCAAGGCCGACCCGCGCATGGTCCGCGCCGGCCTGAACAGCATGAACGGCGGCTTCGCCCTGTCCGGCTTCAGCCCGGACCCGAGTTGGGGTACCGCGACGCTGGGCCTGTCCGCCCAACTCACCCCGAGCGTGCAGAGCTGGATCGGCTACAGCGGGCGCTTCGGCGACAACAGCCAGAAGTTCAACAGCGTCAACATGGGCGTGCGGATCAGTCTCTGA
- the purD gene encoding phosphoribosylamine--glycine ligase, which translates to MKVLVIGGGGREHALAWKLGQSPQVDEVIVAPGNAGTAREPGVRNADVAADDLDGLLQLAKREKVGLTVVGPEVPLVAGVVDRFRAASLRIFGPRAIAAQLEGSKAFAKDFLQRHNIPTAHYAVFTELNPALAYVREQAHQSGGAPIVIKADGLAAGKGVVVALTLADAELALHDMLGAHAFGDASARVVIEEFLDGEEASYIVMSDGSHALPMASSQDHKRRDENDLGPNTGGMGAYSPAPVVTPEVEQRILKEVIEPTLRGMAAEGAPFIGFLYAGLMIDKSGAPKVIEFNVRFGDPETQPILLRLKSDLVELIDAALDGRLEQTRARWDARPAIGVVMAAGGYPGRVRLGDAIDGLDVALAADVKVFHAGTRLDPAGRVLTTGGRVLTVCALGSDLAAARESAYAALGRIHYDGAFCRRDIAHRALHRR; encoded by the coding sequence ATGAAGGTCCTGGTCATCGGCGGCGGCGGTCGCGAACATGCGCTGGCGTGGAAGCTCGGGCAATCGCCGCAGGTCGACGAGGTGATCGTGGCGCCCGGCAACGCCGGCACCGCGCGCGAGCCGGGCGTGCGCAACGCCGACGTGGCGGCGGACGACCTCGATGGCCTGCTGCAGCTGGCGAAGCGCGAAAAGGTCGGGCTGACCGTGGTCGGTCCCGAGGTGCCGCTGGTGGCCGGCGTGGTCGACCGTTTCCGCGCCGCCAGCCTGCGCATCTTCGGCCCGCGCGCGATCGCCGCGCAGCTGGAAGGCTCCAAGGCGTTCGCCAAGGATTTCCTGCAGCGGCACAACATTCCCACCGCGCACTATGCGGTGTTCACCGAACTGAATCCGGCGCTGGCCTACGTGCGCGAGCAGGCCCATCAGAGCGGCGGCGCGCCGATCGTGATCAAGGCCGACGGCCTGGCCGCCGGCAAGGGCGTGGTGGTGGCGCTGACCCTGGCCGACGCGGAACTGGCGCTGCACGACATGCTCGGCGCACACGCGTTCGGCGACGCCTCGGCGCGGGTGGTGATCGAGGAGTTCCTCGACGGCGAGGAAGCCAGCTACATCGTGATGAGCGACGGCAGCCATGCGCTGCCGATGGCCTCCAGCCAGGACCACAAGCGCCGCGACGAAAACGACCTCGGCCCGAACACCGGCGGCATGGGTGCGTATTCGCCGGCGCCGGTGGTCACGCCGGAAGTCGAGCAGCGCATCCTCAAGGAAGTGATCGAGCCGACCCTGCGCGGCATGGCGGCCGAGGGCGCGCCGTTCATCGGCTTCCTCTATGCCGGCCTGATGATCGACAAGTCGGGCGCGCCGAAGGTGATCGAGTTCAACGTGCGTTTCGGCGACCCGGAAACCCAGCCGATCCTGCTGCGGCTGAAGTCCGACCTGGTCGAGTTGATCGACGCCGCGCTGGACGGCCGGCTGGAACAGACCCGGGCGCGTTGGGACGCGCGCCCGGCGATCGGCGTGGTGATGGCGGCCGGTGGCTATCCGGGCCGGGTGCGTCTGGGCGACGCGATCGACGGCCTCGACGTGGCGCTAGCGGCCGACGTCAAGGTATTCCACGCCGGTACCCGCCTCGACCCGGCGGGGCGCGTGCTCACCACCGGCGGCCGCGTGCTGACCGTGTGCGCACTGGGCAGCGACCTCGCCGCGGCGCGCGAAAGCGCGTATGCCGCGCTCGGCCGGATCCATTACGACGGCGCATTCTGCCGCCGTGACATCGCACACCGGGCCTTGCACCGCCGCTGA